Proteins from a genomic interval of Pseudomonas silesiensis:
- a CDS encoding phosphonate degradation HD-domain oxygenase, translating to MHRNEQVVAKVFELYERFGADDYIGEPVSQIEHMSQAAERAMAEGYDDEVVLAAFFHDIGHICPAENAENMGGFGVVSHERLGADYLRRAGFSERMARLVEYHVQAKRYLTLKEPGYYERLSEASRRTLEYQGGVMTAEEAEAFEQDPLCEISLRMRQWDEQAKETGVSVMDMEVLKRKAAGLLGREA from the coding sequence ATGCACCGCAACGAACAAGTGGTTGCCAAGGTGTTCGAGCTGTACGAGCGTTTCGGCGCCGATGACTACATCGGCGAACCGGTGTCGCAGATCGAGCACATGTCCCAGGCGGCCGAACGGGCCATGGCCGAAGGCTATGATGACGAAGTGGTGCTGGCGGCGTTCTTTCATGACATTGGCCATATCTGTCCCGCCGAGAATGCCGAAAATATGGGTGGTTTTGGCGTCGTCAGCCATGAACGCCTCGGTGCGGACTACCTGCGGCGCGCAGGCTTCAGCGAGCGGATGGCGCGGCTGGTGGAATACCACGTCCAGGCCAAGCGTTATCTGACGCTCAAAGAGCCCGGGTACTACGAGCGCTTGAGCGAAGCCAGTCGCCGGACCCTGGAATATCAGGGTGGGGTGATGACCGCTGAAGAGGCTGAGGCGTTCGAGCAGGATCCGTTGTGCGAGATCAGCCTGCGGATGCGTCAGTGGGATGAGCAGGCCAAGGAGACGGGAGTGTCGGTGATGGATATGGAGGTGTTGAAGCGCAAGGCTGCAGGTCTCTTGGGCCGCGAGGCATAG
- a CDS encoding LysR family transcriptional regulator: protein MLSAELKAFYMVARLGSITLAAKKLGLSQPTVTTQIRNLESQYSVELFYRGGRRLSLSDEGARLLPMVKALLQQEADIEFFLRNSGQVQGTLRIAATAPYYILDLVKTFRERLPQVEVSVEIGNSQQVLEALEDYRVDVAASSQLLEDARLIRRVLGSDPLVLAVHRNHPLAVHDHVPLTALAGHTLLMRESGSTTRRLTEELLTSAGVSFGPLLEIGSRESIREAVLRNIGISIIARQEVPHDPQLRVLTIENAPQIPEYLYCLKERKGARLPAAFLGLAQEMAPV from the coding sequence GTGCTGAGTGCCGAGCTGAAGGCGTTTTACATGGTTGCCCGCCTGGGCAGCATAACCCTGGCGGCAAAAAAGCTTGGCCTTAGCCAACCCACTGTGACCACCCAGATACGCAATCTGGAAAGTCAGTACTCGGTAGAACTGTTTTACCGCGGCGGCCGCCGCCTGAGCCTCAGCGATGAAGGCGCGCGGTTGCTGCCGATGGTCAAGGCGCTGTTGCAGCAAGAGGCCGATATCGAATTCTTTCTGCGCAATAGCGGTCAGGTTCAGGGCACGTTGCGCATCGCCGCCACTGCACCGTATTACATTCTCGATCTGGTGAAGACCTTTCGCGAGCGCTTGCCGCAGGTGGAAGTGTCGGTGGAAATCGGCAATTCCCAGCAAGTGCTCGAGGCGCTTGAGGATTATCGGGTGGATGTCGCGGCGTCCTCGCAGTTGCTCGAGGATGCGCGCCTGATTCGCCGGGTGCTCGGCAGCGATCCGCTGGTGTTGGCGGTGCATCGCAATCATCCGCTGGCGGTTCACGATCATGTGCCGCTGACGGCGTTGGCCGGGCATACCCTGTTGATGCGGGAGTCGGGCTCGACCACGCGACGGTTGACTGAAGAGTTGCTGACCAGCGCCGGAGTGAGTTTCGGGCCGTTGCTGGAGATTGGCAGCCGTGAATCGATCCGTGAAGCGGTGTTGCGCAACATCGGGATCAGCATCATCGCCCGGCAGGAAGTGCCCCATGATCCACAATTGCGGGTGTTGACCATCGAGAATGCGCCGCAGATTCCTGAGTATTTGTATTGCCTCAAGGAGCGCAAGGGCGCGCGGTTACCGGCTGCGTTTCTGGGGTTGGCGCAGGAAATGGCGCCAGTCTGA
- a CDS encoding dihydrofolate reductase, which translates to MTKSLPLSLIAALGENRVIGVDNSMPWHLPGDFKYFKATTLGKPIIMGRKTWDSLGRPLPGRLNIVVSRQADLVLEGAEVYPSLEAAIVRAQAWANEQGVDEVMLIGGAQLYAQGLAQADRLYLTRVALSPEGDAWFPEVDSGQWKLVSNIENPAVDDKPAYHFEVWEKA; encoded by the coding sequence ATGACTAAATCACTTCCCCTCAGCCTGATTGCAGCCCTCGGTGAAAACCGTGTGATCGGCGTCGACAACAGCATGCCCTGGCACTTGCCGGGGGACTTCAAATACTTCAAGGCCACCACCCTCGGCAAGCCGATCATCATGGGCCGCAAGACCTGGGATTCCCTCGGTCGCCCGCTGCCGGGCCGGTTGAACATCGTGGTCAGCCGTCAGGCGGACCTGGTGCTGGAAGGCGCCGAGGTTTATCCATCGCTGGAGGCCGCCATTGTCCGCGCACAAGCATGGGCGAACGAGCAGGGCGTCGATGAGGTGATGTTGATTGGCGGGGCGCAGTTGTATGCGCAGGGATTGGCGCAGGCGGATCGGTTGTATTTGACGCGTGTGGCGTTGAGTCCGGAAGGGGATGCGTGGTTTCCGGAGGTTGATTCGGGGCAGTGGAAGCTGGTTTCCAACATCGAAAATCCGGCTGTGGATGACAAGCCGGCCTACCACTTCGAAGTCTGGGAAAAAGCCTAA
- a CDS encoding putative 2-aminoethylphosphonate ABC transporter ATP-binding protein: MNHSIATALTNPGAPMKVRGVQKRFGAFTALDNVSIDVAAGELVCLLGPSGCGKTTLLRCIAGLEQQDSGELYLGDRDVSRLAPQARDYGILFQSYALFPNLTVEANIAYGLAGSGRDEVRKRVGQMLELVGLIGSEKKFPGQLSGGQQQRVALARALAPAPSLLLLDEPMSALDARVREHLCTELRQLQRNLGITTLMVTHNQDEAMLMADRIAVMNNGKVEQYATPQEIYDRPATPFVAEFVGQGNWLPFSRSSDSHAQVGGMNMRLAEGSAKAASGRLFCRPEAINVNPPVHEENLFPAKVREITFLGNRCRMSFELDQLPGHALLAELAPEAMPRLGAQQIMVALPPHSLQVFA, from the coding sequence ATGAACCACTCGATCGCAACTGCCCTGACCAACCCCGGCGCCCCGATGAAAGTGCGCGGCGTGCAGAAGCGCTTCGGCGCCTTCACCGCGCTGGATAACGTGTCCATCGACGTGGCGGCCGGTGAGCTGGTGTGTCTGCTCGGTCCGTCGGGCTGCGGCAAAACCACGTTGCTGCGCTGCATCGCCGGCCTTGAACAGCAGGACAGCGGTGAGTTGTATCTCGGTGACCGCGACGTTTCCCGCCTGGCACCTCAGGCCCGGGACTACGGCATTCTGTTCCAGTCCTACGCGCTATTCCCCAATCTCACGGTCGAAGCGAACATTGCCTACGGCCTCGCCGGCAGTGGTCGAGACGAAGTGCGCAAGCGAGTCGGTCAGATGCTGGAGTTGGTCGGCCTGATCGGCAGCGAAAAGAAATTCCCGGGCCAATTGTCCGGCGGCCAACAGCAACGCGTTGCCCTGGCACGGGCCTTGGCGCCGGCACCGTCCCTGTTGTTGCTGGATGAGCCAATGTCGGCACTGGACGCCCGGGTCCGCGAGCATCTGTGCACCGAATTGCGCCAGCTGCAGCGCAACCTTGGCATCACCACCCTGATGGTTACCCACAATCAGGACGAAGCCATGCTGATGGCCGACCGCATCGCCGTGATGAACAACGGCAAGGTCGAGCAATACGCCACGCCGCAGGAAATCTACGACCGACCGGCCACACCCTTTGTGGCGGAGTTTGTCGGCCAAGGCAACTGGCTGCCGTTCAGCCGCAGCAGCGACAGCCATGCGCAGGTCGGCGGGATGAACATGCGCCTGGCCGAAGGCAGCGCCAAAGCCGCCTCGGGTCGCCTGTTCTGCCGCCCGGAAGCCATCAACGTCAACCCGCCGGTGCATGAAGAAAACCTGTTCCCGGCCAAGGTCCGCGAGATCACCTTCCTCGGTAACCGCTGCCGCATGAGTTTTGAGCTCGATCAGCTGCCAGGCCATGCGTTGCTGGCGGAGCTGGCGCCGGAAGCCATGCCGCGTCTGGGGGCGCAGCAGATCATGGTGGCCTTGCCTCCACACAGCCTGCAGGTGTTTGCCTGA
- a CDS encoding putative 2-aminoethylphosphonate ABC transporter substrate-binding protein: MFKPLALAAAVLTAFSLNAFAAKTELTVYTALEAEQLKTYKQAFEKANPDVEIKWVRDSTGIITAKLLAEKARPQADAVWGLAASSLAILDQQGMLQSYAPQDLGKIGVNYRDAANPPAWVGMDVWAATICFNTIEAEKQGLSKPVSWQDLTKPEYKGKIVMPNPASSGTGFLDVSAWLQTFGEKQGWQYMDDLHQNIGQYVHSGSKPCKLAASGEFPIGISFEYPAVQLKRQGAPLDIILPKEGLGWEIEATAVIKGTPHEEAAKKLADFSASPAAMELYKENFAVLAQPGIAKPQTELPADYEQRLIKNDFAWASKNRDEILAEWRKRYDGKSEKVAAK, translated from the coding sequence ATGTTCAAGCCTTTGGCCCTGGCCGCTGCTGTCCTCACCGCTTTCAGCCTGAACGCTTTCGCGGCGAAAACCGAGTTGACGGTGTACACCGCCCTCGAAGCCGAACAACTGAAGACCTACAAGCAAGCCTTCGAAAAGGCCAACCCGGACGTCGAGATCAAGTGGGTGCGCGATTCCACCGGCATCATCACCGCCAAGCTGCTGGCCGAAAAAGCCCGCCCGCAAGCTGACGCGGTCTGGGGCCTGGCGGCGTCGAGCCTGGCGATCCTTGATCAGCAAGGCATGCTGCAAAGCTATGCACCGCAGGACCTGGGCAAGATCGGCGTCAACTACCGCGACGCCGCCAATCCGCCGGCCTGGGTCGGCATGGACGTGTGGGCAGCGACTATTTGCTTCAACACTATCGAAGCTGAAAAGCAGGGTCTGAGCAAACCGGTGAGCTGGCAGGACCTGACCAAGCCTGAGTACAAAGGCAAGATCGTCATGCCTAACCCTGCGTCGTCCGGCACCGGTTTCCTCGACGTCAGTGCCTGGTTGCAAACCTTTGGCGAGAAACAGGGCTGGCAGTACATGGACGACCTGCACCAGAACATCGGCCAGTACGTTCACTCCGGCTCCAAACCTTGCAAGCTGGCGGCTTCGGGTGAATTCCCGATTGGTATTTCCTTTGAATACCCGGCTGTTCAGTTGAAACGCCAGGGCGCGCCGCTGGACATCATCCTGCCGAAAGAGGGCCTGGGCTGGGAGATCGAAGCCACTGCAGTGATCAAGGGTACGCCGCATGAAGAGGCGGCGAAAAAACTGGCGGATTTCTCTGCGAGCCCGGCGGCGATGGAGCTTTATAAAGAAAACTTCGCGGTCCTCGCGCAGCCAGGGATTGCCAAGCCGCAGACTGAATTGCCGGCGGATTATGAGCAGCGTTTGATCAAGAACGACTTTGCCTGGGCGTCGAAGAATCGCGATGAAATCCTGGCTGAGTGGCGCAAGCGGTATGACGGCAAGTCGGAGAAAGTGGCTGCCAAGTAA
- a CDS encoding DUF2868 domain-containing protein, whose protein sequence is MTELNNLWLTETIRLREEHAGPLDDLEANRLARTAGGDLPTRIQHRALWLAERDGLTNALQHWLQGARLALIVMAVLAVISGAGLAFAALGDGQTPVNVFWALGSLLGLNLILLLSWALGLVFAGEHGATLGRVWLWLSEKLARDAKAAQLAPALLLLLQRQKLNRWALGLLVNGLWLLAMLSALVILLMLMATRRYGFVWETTILGGETFVAMTQALGALPALLGFSVPTVEMIRASGDAALNIESARQAWAAWLVGVLLVYGVFPRLLLAWFCRWRWKTGQARLHLDLNLPGYAQLRERLMPTSERLGISDAAPEHLHQIENGSSDLPSDGALLVAIELDDQRQWPPQLPKTVSNAGILDSRESRHKLLEQLSRFPPARLAIACDPRRSPDRGSLALIAELARGASATRVWLLPAPPGEALDAARLGDWHVALQQLELPFADSAPLNWLETGHD, encoded by the coding sequence GTGACTGAACTGAATAACCTCTGGCTGACGGAAACCATTCGCCTGCGCGAAGAACACGCCGGCCCCCTGGATGATCTGGAAGCCAATCGACTGGCCCGTACCGCGGGCGGCGACCTGCCGACCCGGATTCAACACCGGGCCTTGTGGCTGGCCGAGCGTGACGGGCTGACCAACGCTCTCCAGCACTGGCTGCAAGGTGCACGACTGGCGCTGATCGTCATGGCGGTGCTGGCCGTGATCAGCGGCGCAGGCCTGGCATTTGCGGCGCTGGGTGACGGGCAGACGCCGGTGAATGTGTTCTGGGCCCTGGGCAGTCTGCTCGGGCTGAACCTGATTCTGTTGCTGAGCTGGGCGCTGGGCCTGGTGTTTGCCGGTGAACACGGCGCAACGCTGGGACGCGTGTGGCTGTGGCTGAGTGAAAAACTCGCCCGCGATGCCAAGGCTGCGCAACTGGCGCCGGCCCTGCTGCTGCTACTGCAACGACAGAAACTCAATCGCTGGGCGCTCGGTTTGCTGGTCAACGGTTTGTGGTTACTGGCGATGCTCAGTGCCTTGGTGATTCTGCTGATGCTGATGGCGACCCGGCGTTACGGCTTCGTCTGGGAAACCACTATCCTCGGTGGCGAGACCTTCGTCGCCATGACCCAAGCCCTCGGCGCCTTACCGGCCCTGCTCGGTTTCAGCGTGCCCACCGTGGAAATGATCCGCGCCAGTGGCGATGCCGCGCTGAATATCGAAAGCGCCCGCCAGGCCTGGGCGGCATGGCTGGTGGGGGTGCTGCTGGTCTACGGTGTATTTCCGCGTCTGCTTCTGGCGTGGTTCTGCCGGTGGCGCTGGAAAACCGGCCAGGCACGATTGCATCTGGATTTGAACCTGCCTGGCTACGCCCAATTGCGCGAGCGGCTGATGCCCACCAGCGAACGCCTGGGCATCAGCGATGCCGCCCCGGAACACCTGCATCAGATTGAAAACGGCAGCAGTGACCTGCCGAGCGATGGCGCGTTGCTGGTGGCGATCGAGCTGGACGATCAACGCCAGTGGCCGCCACAACTGCCGAAAACCGTGAGCAACGCAGGCATCCTCGACAGCCGCGAATCCCGGCACAAACTGCTCGAGCAGCTGAGTCGATTTCCCCCTGCACGCCTGGCTATCGCTTGCGATCCACGTCGTTCGCCGGATCGCGGCAGCCTGGCCCTGATCGCCGAACTGGCTCGCGGCGCCAGCGCCACCCGCGTCTGGCTGCTGCCAGCGCCGCCCGGCGAAGCGCTGGATGCCGCGCGCCTTGGCGACTGGCATGTGGCGTTGCAACAGCTGGAACTGCCGTTCGCCGACAGCGCGCCGCTGAACTGGCTAGAGACCGGTCATGACTAA
- a CDS encoding GTPase/DUF3482 domain-containing protein — protein MTNPWKPPLKLAVVGHTNVGKTSLLRTLTRDVGFGEVSHRPSTTRHVEGARLSVDGEPLLDLFDTPGLEDAIALLDYLERLERPGERLDGPARLARFLEGSEARQRFEQEAKVLRQLLTCDAGLYVIDAREPVLSKYRDELAVLASCGKPLLPVLNFVSSANHREPDWREALARLGLHALVRFDSVAPPEDGERRLYESLALLLENARGQLERLIADQQAQRLAREQSAAQLIADLLIDCAACRRSVISNAEQEQRAIDELRKAVRQREQRCVEALLKLYAFRPQDASATDLPLLDGRWGDDLFNPETLKQLGVRVGGGIAAGAAAGAGVDLLVGGLTLGAAALAGAIAGGALQTARSYGSRLMGKIKGQRELTVDDSVLRLLALRQRQLLQALNARGHAAMDSIQVATPQDKTWREGKLPEALNKARAHPQWSSLNPHPKLNQAERQEQVEVLAHQL, from the coding sequence ATGACTAATCCCTGGAAGCCGCCGTTGAAGCTCGCTGTGGTCGGCCACACCAACGTCGGCAAAACGTCACTGCTACGTACCCTGACCCGGGATGTCGGTTTCGGCGAGGTCTCCCATCGCCCCAGTACCACGCGTCACGTTGAAGGCGCGCGGTTATCGGTGGACGGCGAGCCCTTGCTCGACCTGTTCGACACCCCCGGCCTGGAAGACGCCATCGCCCTGCTCGACTACCTCGAACGCCTGGAGCGCCCTGGCGAACGCCTCGACGGCCCGGCACGCCTGGCACGATTCCTTGAAGGCAGCGAAGCCCGGCAGCGTTTCGAACAGGAAGCCAAAGTGCTGCGGCAACTGCTGACCTGCGACGCCGGCCTCTATGTGATCGATGCCCGCGAGCCGGTGCTGTCCAAGTACCGCGATGAACTGGCCGTGCTGGCCAGCTGCGGCAAACCGTTGCTGCCGGTGCTCAACTTCGTCAGCAGCGCCAATCACCGCGAGCCGGACTGGCGCGAGGCGTTGGCGCGCCTGGGTTTGCACGCACTGGTGCGTTTCGACAGCGTGGCCCCGCCGGAGGATGGCGAACGCCGACTCTATGAAAGCCTCGCGCTGCTGCTGGAAAACGCTCGCGGGCAACTGGAACGCCTGATCGCCGATCAGCAAGCGCAACGCCTGGCGCGTGAGCAGAGCGCTGCGCAATTGATTGCCGATTTATTGATCGATTGCGCCGCCTGCCGACGTAGCGTGATCAGCAACGCCGAGCAGGAACAGCGCGCCATCGACGAGCTGCGCAAAGCCGTTCGACAGCGGGAACAGCGTTGCGTCGAAGCGCTGCTCAAGCTCTACGCCTTTCGCCCGCAGGACGCGTCGGCCACTGATCTGCCGCTGCTCGATGGCCGTTGGGGTGATGATCTGTTCAACCCGGAAACCCTCAAGCAACTGGGCGTGCGGGTCGGTGGCGGTATCGCGGCCGGCGCGGCGGCAGGGGCCGGGGTCGACTTGCTGGTCGGCGGATTGACCCTGGGTGCTGCAGCGCTGGCGGGCGCCATTGCCGGCGGCGCCCTGCAAACTGCGCGCAGCTATGGCAGCCGGTTAATGGGCAAGATCAAAGGCCAACGGGAACTGACCGTCGATGACAGCGTGCTGCGATTATTGGCGTTGCGTCAGCGACAACTGCTGCAGGCGTTGAACGCGCGTGGGCATGCGGCGATGGACAGCATTCAGGTCGCCACGCCACAGGACAAGACCTGGCGCGAAGGCAAACTGCCCGAAGCCCTGAACAAGGCCCGCGCGCATCCGCAGTGGTCGTCGCTCAATCCTCATCCGAAGCTGAATCAGGCGGAAAGACAGGAGCAGGTTGAGGTGTTGGCGCACCAGCTTTGA
- a CDS encoding putative 2-aminoethylphosphonate ABC transporter permease subunit, producing the protein MSVNIALPMPHKQVRQASRAEIGDRVFVVGGKILLLVLLGIAVLMPLLAIFWRGFSPEAGQGGGLVAARELVTSANFHWLLGNSLKVSLSVAAIVVPLAYLFAYALQRTLIPGKGIWRGMSLLPLMAPSMLPGIALVYLFGNQGMLRGLLSDNIYGFWGIVLGEVIYTFPHALMILLSALSLADARLFDAASSMGASPAKAFRSITWPATRQAVFAAFCLVFTLTITDFGVPVVVGGDYQVLALEAYKAVVGQQQFGRGALIGMVLLLPALFSFSVDAWLRRRHGDSMSGRAQVFQPAPSKLRDGCYLAIVVLICAVLLLVFGMAVFSSLVKFWPYNLSLSLNHYQFNDTAGGGWLAYGNSVKMALCTALIGSVLIFTGAYLMEKTKGQRGLNLTLRMLSFVPMAVPGLVLGLGYVFFFNLTGNPLHVLYGTMTLLVVCTIAHYLTTAQMTATTALRQLDAEFEAAALSLKAPLYRHYLRVTVPICLPALLDIVRYLFVSAMTTVSAAIFLYSPDTILAAVAVLNMDDAGNVGGAAAMSTLILFTSAGVSLLLAWASRGLLRRSQAWRQTAPGH; encoded by the coding sequence ATGAGCGTGAACATCGCGCTGCCGATGCCGCACAAGCAGGTTCGGCAGGCTTCCCGTGCCGAGATCGGCGACCGGGTGTTCGTGGTCGGCGGCAAAATTCTTTTGTTGGTATTGCTCGGCATTGCGGTACTGATGCCGTTGCTGGCGATCTTCTGGCGCGGCTTCAGCCCGGAAGCCGGGCAGGGCGGTGGTCTGGTCGCCGCCCGCGAATTGGTGACCAGTGCCAACTTCCACTGGCTGCTGGGCAATAGCCTCAAGGTTTCCCTCAGCGTCGCGGCGATTGTCGTACCCCTGGCTTACCTGTTTGCCTACGCCTTGCAACGCACATTGATTCCCGGCAAGGGCATCTGGCGCGGGATGTCACTGTTGCCCCTGATGGCGCCGTCGATGCTGCCGGGGATTGCACTGGTTTATCTGTTCGGCAACCAGGGCATGCTGCGCGGTTTGCTCTCGGACAACATCTACGGCTTCTGGGGCATTGTGCTGGGCGAGGTCATCTACACCTTCCCCCATGCCTTGATGATTTTGCTGTCGGCCCTGTCCCTGGCGGATGCACGACTGTTCGATGCCGCTTCCAGCATGGGCGCCAGTCCTGCAAAAGCTTTTCGCAGCATCACCTGGCCGGCGACGCGTCAGGCGGTGTTCGCCGCGTTCTGTCTGGTGTTCACCCTGACCATCACCGACTTCGGCGTGCCCGTAGTGGTGGGTGGCGACTATCAGGTGCTGGCGCTGGAAGCCTACAAAGCCGTGGTCGGCCAGCAACAATTCGGTCGCGGCGCCTTGATCGGCATGGTCCTGCTGTTGCCGGCGCTGTTCAGCTTCAGTGTCGATGCCTGGCTGCGTCGACGTCACGGCGATTCCATGAGCGGTCGGGCGCAAGTCTTTCAGCCGGCACCGTCGAAACTGCGCGACGGTTGCTACTTGGCCATCGTGGTCCTGATCTGTGCAGTATTGCTGCTGGTATTCGGCATGGCGGTGTTCTCGTCGCTGGTCAAATTCTGGCCGTACAACCTGTCGCTGTCGCTCAACCATTACCAGTTCAACGACACGGCCGGCGGTGGCTGGCTGGCCTATGGCAACAGCGTGAAGATGGCGTTGTGCACGGCGTTGATCGGCAGCGTGCTGATCTTCACCGGCGCCTATCTGATGGAAAAAACCAAGGGCCAGCGTGGGCTGAATCTGACACTGCGCATGCTCAGTTTCGTACCAATGGCAGTGCCGGGCCTGGTGCTGGGCCTGGGTTACGTCTTCTTTTTCAACCTGACCGGCAACCCGTTGCATGTGCTCTACGGGACCATGACCCTGCTGGTGGTCTGCACCATTGCGCACTATCTGACCACCGCGCAAATGACCGCCACCACCGCGCTGCGCCAGCTCGACGCCGAGTTCGAGGCCGCCGCGCTGTCGCTCAAGGCCCCGCTGTATCGGCACTACCTGCGCGTGACGGTACCGATTTGCCTGCCGGCGCTGCTGGACATCGTGCGCTACCTGTTCGTTTCGGCCATGACCACCGTCTCGGCAGCGATCTTCCTCTACAGCCCGGACACCATCCTCGCGGCGGTCGCGGTGCTGAACATGGACGACGCCGGCAACGTCGGCGGCGCGGCGGCCATGTCGACCCTGATTCTGTTCACTTCGGCGGGCGTGTCCCTGCTGCTGGCGTGGGCTTCGCGCGGCTTGCTGCGCCGCTCCCAAGCCTGGCGGCAGACCGCGCCCGGCCATTGA